A single window of Eisenibacter elegans DSM 3317 DNA harbors:
- a CDS encoding ADP-ribosylglycohydrolase family protein — translation MIAFLESENLEDAIRNAVSLGGDSDTLACIAGGIAEAFYKEVPDSIAIEVMQRLDEDLKAVVQAFVEKYPLR, via the coding sequence ATGATTGCCTTCTTAGAAAGCGAAAACCTCGAAGATGCTATTCGCAATGCGGTTTCGCTTGGTGGCGACAGCGACACCTTGGCCTGTATTGCCGGTGGCATTGCCGAGGCTTTCTACAAAGAAGTGCCCGACAGCATCGCCATAGAGGTAATGCAACGCTTGGACGAAGACCTGAAAGCAGTCGTTCAGGCTTTTGTGGAAAAATACCCGCTGCGCTAG
- a CDS encoding CAP domain-containing protein, translating into MKSLYVAILMLLLCQPMAMQAQTTWKRSMYTQVTPQNFRQQTIFQQPINNNKIDYPLLNAVIFYLVNEYRLRNNLPALPYSPILEAASWHHSKAMAEGNFFSHTNSRDKQRAEPRDRVRLAGGSNLPTGAAATTGQAGIAENIAMNFGKTGLSYLQMGEAFFEQWRNSSGHNQNMLSDRAKQSGVGVFQLDGKFYATHKFAWFNEVKDGAPVVDKLPAEL; encoded by the coding sequence ATGAAGTCTCTATACGTGGCAATACTAATGTTGCTCTTGTGTCAGCCTATGGCGATGCAAGCCCAAACAACTTGGAAACGCAGTATGTATACGCAAGTTACGCCACAAAACTTCCGCCAGCAGACGATATTTCAACAACCCATCAACAACAATAAGATAGACTATCCGCTGCTCAATGCAGTGATTTTCTATTTGGTTAATGAATACCGCTTGCGCAACAACCTCCCTGCCCTACCTTACAGCCCTATATTAGAAGCAGCTTCTTGGCATCATTCGAAGGCAATGGCAGAAGGCAACTTCTTCTCTCATACCAACAGCCGCGACAAACAGCGGGCAGAGCCTCGCGACCGGGTACGCCTGGCCGGTGGTAGCAACCTGCCCACAGGCGCTGCCGCAACAACAGGACAGGCGGGTATAGCCGAAAATATTGCGATGAACTTTGGCAAAACAGGGCTCAGCTACCTCCAAATGGGAGAAGCCTTTTTTGAACAATGGCGCAACTCTTCTGGGCATAACCAAAATATGCTCAGCGACCGCGCCAAACAATCGGGTGTGGGTGTGTTTCAGTTGGACGGAAAGTTTTATGCTACTCATAAGTTTGCTTGGTTCAACGAAGTAAAGGATGGCGCACCAGTAGTGGATAAACTACCCGCAGAACTTTAA
- the dcd gene encoding dCTP deaminase → MILSGKEIERRLGTDIHISPYDPKRLNPNSYNLRLHHELLVYTTDELDMKKPNPTSQLTIPEEGLLLEPNKLYLGRTIEHTTTTNLVPMLEGRSSIGRLGMFVHVTAGFGDVGFSGYWTLEIFCVQPIRIYAGVEICQIYYHDLLGDFEIYQSGKYQHNEGVQPSLLYKDFE, encoded by the coding sequence ATGATTCTCTCAGGCAAAGAAATAGAACGCCGCCTCGGCACTGATATCCATATATCTCCTTATGACCCTAAGCGGCTCAACCCCAATAGCTACAACCTGCGCCTCCATCACGAGCTTTTGGTCTATACAACGGATGAGTTGGATATGAAAAAGCCCAACCCAACCTCCCAGCTGACCATCCCCGAAGAAGGGCTCTTGCTCGAACCCAACAAACTATACTTGGGGCGTACGATAGAACATACCACTACCACCAACCTCGTGCCGATGCTCGAAGGCCGCTCCTCTATCGGGCGCTTGGGGATGTTTGTACACGTAACCGCAGGGTTTGGGGATGTAGGCTTCTCAGGCTATTGGACACTGGAGATTTTCTGTGTGCAGCCTATCCGTATCTATGCAGGAGTAGAGATTTGTCAGATATATTATCACGACCTCTTGGGTGATTTTGAAATATACCAAAGTGGTAAATACCAACACAACGAAGGCGTACAGCCCAGCTTATTATACAAAGACTTTGAATAA
- a CDS encoding PP2C family protein-serine/threonine phosphatase produces the protein MLPSHTPYLQTLSPQQKRTARNEKIVRIFYPFRIAAYTTGGVIALVYRWPISWTEQPMVLLFVLAVLAYPHITIATRKVFPPNPIYNTLFFDNFIVGLCVYMLDGALGALIAFGSMILASTILFSGLRHIPLAVVMIMAGFGIPYTLWPMPLNLRGVLVVNLSSMLFLAGYCMFFAYRIYLITVALRSSRENIYQQKEELQQQSEEILQQRDVLASQKQYLEESNRQVIESIEYAKLIQQAILPGEESLRAAFEEYFVFFRPKDIVSGDFYWLTQQEEYKILVLLDCTGHGVPGAMMSTIGESLLNHIMLSQGLRMPADILRALHKGVYRTLKQGQAHQQRDGMDAAVVVWHPPSRTLYFAGAKRPLVYTLDQGQSLLTVRGTSKSIGGGDSEEKIYDQHQIALPTEAVVYLFSDGYADQMGGPLGKKFMLPKFRALLQHCAPLPMAEQQQVLSQTFDTWKNESEETQTDDVLVVGLKL, from the coding sequence ATGTTGCCTAGCCATACTCCTTACTTACAGACACTCAGCCCCCAGCAAAAACGCACTGCACGCAACGAGAAAATTGTGCGGATATTCTATCCCTTTCGGATTGCTGCATATACTACAGGAGGCGTGATTGCATTGGTCTACCGCTGGCCGATTTCGTGGACAGAGCAGCCTATGGTACTCTTGTTTGTGTTGGCTGTACTGGCCTACCCACACATTACCATTGCCACCCGCAAGGTATTCCCGCCCAACCCGATATACAATACCTTGTTTTTTGACAACTTCATTGTGGGGCTGTGTGTATATATGCTAGATGGGGCCTTGGGGGCCTTGATTGCTTTCGGCTCTATGATTTTGGCCTCTACCATCTTGTTTTCGGGGTTGCGACATATCCCCTTGGCTGTAGTGATGATTATGGCGGGCTTTGGGATTCCTTATACTCTCTGGCCTATGCCCCTGAACTTGCGCGGGGTATTGGTAGTCAATTTGTCTAGTATGTTGTTTTTGGCAGGATATTGTATGTTTTTTGCCTATCGCATTTATCTGATTACGGTAGCCCTGCGTAGCTCTAGAGAAAATATTTATCAACAAAAAGAAGAGCTACAACAACAGAGCGAGGAGATCTTGCAACAACGCGATGTATTGGCAAGTCAAAAACAATATTTGGAAGAATCAAACAGGCAGGTGATAGAAAGTATCGAGTATGCTAAGCTTATTCAGCAGGCCATCCTTCCTGGCGAGGAAAGCCTTAGAGCGGCTTTTGAGGAATATTTTGTGTTTTTTCGTCCCAAAGACATTGTATCCGGCGATTTTTATTGGCTAACACAACAGGAGGAGTACAAAATATTGGTCTTGCTGGACTGTACAGGGCACGGGGTTCCGGGGGCGATGATGAGCACCATTGGGGAGTCGCTGCTCAACCACATAATGTTGAGTCAAGGGCTGCGGATGCCTGCCGACATCCTCAGAGCCTTGCACAAAGGGGTTTACCGAACCCTCAAGCAAGGGCAAGCCCACCAACAACGCGATGGTATGGATGCGGCAGTGGTAGTATGGCATCCGCCTAGCCGCACGCTATACTTTGCCGGAGCTAAGCGCCCACTGGTCTATACCCTAGACCAAGGCCAAAGCCTGCTGACCGTCAGAGGAACTTCAAAGTCTATTGGGGGTGGCGATAGTGAAGAGAAAATATATGACCAACACCAAATAGCCCTGCCTACGGAGGCGGTTGTTTATTTGTTTTCGGATGGTTATGCCGATCAGATGGGCGGCCCGCTGGGTAAAAAATTTATGTTGCCTAAGTTCAGAGCCTTGCTGCAACATTGCGCTCCCCTACCAATGGCCGAACAACAACAGGTCTTGAGTCAGACATTTGATACCTGGAAAAACGAATCAGAAGAAACGCAAACTGACGATGTCTTGGTGGTGGGGCTAAAGCTTTGA
- the yidD gene encoding membrane protein insertion efficiency factor YidD — translation MLKKAFILLVRFYQVAISPLFPSACRYQPTCSHYMVEAIETHGLWRGLRLGLKRIGRCHPWGGHGYDPVPPKSSHCQHSSHKPNTP, via the coding sequence ATGTTAAAGAAAGCATTCATATTATTAGTGCGTTTTTATCAGGTAGCTATTTCACCCTTGTTTCCCTCGGCGTGTCGGTATCAGCCTACCTGTTCGCACTATATGGTAGAAGCGATAGAAACACACGGCTTGTGGCGCGGGCTCAGATTAGGCCTGAAGCGCATAGGTCGTTGCCACCCTTGGGGTGGGCACGGTTATGACCCTGTGCCTCCCAAATCAAGCCATTGTCAACATTCATCTCACAAGCCCAACACACCCTAA
- a CDS encoding glycosyltransferase family 4 protein, whose amino-acid sequence MQATFLCCSHSWGGLELNTIRLSKWLQARGHDILLITYDKSRMYQEATNEGIPTEVFEYQRRHLDFGAAKQLAQRLQDKGRTSLIIAHYDQAYLAALAKYRHFPKLKLAYWQHMQYNLIKKSIYHRWMYRQIDAWITPLSYLQQQLFQHTTLKAAQIQLIPMCIDTRPFVENPLSMSEAREVLDLPKGVFLAGTIGRIDRQKGQEYSIMALEQLPYDDLHLAIIGEETLEQPGYEERLRELAMSLGVSERVHFRPFTRNVAAAFRALDVFVMSSLSEPIGMVTLEAMASGTPVIGTNTGGTPDLLLQGSCGLLVPPADPESLTNALQIYYLDRDLRQKATDRAREHVIKNYHYEAQCDGFEQIMAQW is encoded by the coding sequence ATGCAAGCCACCTTTTTGTGCTGTTCTCATTCGTGGGGCGGCCTAGAGCTAAATACCATACGCCTTTCTAAATGGCTTCAAGCCCGTGGACACGACATCTTGCTAATTACTTATGACAAGAGCCGGATGTATCAGGAGGCTACCAATGAGGGTATCCCAACAGAGGTTTTTGAGTACCAACGCCGCCATCTTGATTTTGGAGCGGCCAAACAACTAGCGCAGCGCTTACAGGATAAAGGGCGTACTTCGCTCATCATCGCCCACTATGACCAAGCATACTTGGCCGCACTAGCCAAATACCGACACTTCCCCAAACTCAAGCTGGCGTATTGGCAACATATGCAGTATAACCTCATCAAAAAAAGCATCTACCATCGCTGGATGTATCGTCAGATTGATGCGTGGATTACGCCATTGAGCTATTTGCAACAACAACTCTTTCAACATACTACCCTCAAAGCCGCACAAATTCAGCTTATCCCGATGTGTATTGACACCCGCCCCTTTGTAGAGAATCCCCTCTCTATGTCGGAGGCTCGCGAAGTTTTGGATTTGCCCAAAGGCGTTTTTTTGGCAGGGACTATTGGGCGCATAGACCGCCAAAAGGGGCAAGAATACAGTATTATGGCCTTAGAACAATTGCCCTACGATGATTTACATCTGGCCATCATTGGAGAAGAAACCCTAGAGCAACCCGGCTATGAAGAGCGCCTTCGAGAGTTGGCGATGAGCCTGGGCGTTTCGGAGCGCGTTCATTTTAGGCCTTTTACACGCAATGTGGCTGCTGCTTTTCGTGCGCTCGATGTATTTGTGATGTCTTCACTTTCGGAGCCTATCGGGATGGTAACCTTAGAGGCGATGGCCTCGGGCACTCCCGTGATTGGCACTAATACCGGAGGTACTCCTGATTTGCTTTTGCAAGGGTCTTGTGGCTTGTTAGTGCCCCCTGCTGACCCCGAAAGCCTTACAAATGCGCTACAGATTTATTACCTCGACCGCGATTTGCGCCAAAAAGCGACTGACCGCGCCCGAGAGCACGTCATTAAAAATTACCATTACGAAGCCCAATGTGATGGTTTTGAGCAAATAATGGCTCAGTGGTAA
- a CDS encoding efflux RND transporter periplasmic adaptor subunit encodes MLHRIITFALPLGLMLLGACQTSPTTENTPETQSTDIVQLTDAQLKNADITLGQIALRPIATTLRLNGRVELPPQNLVSISAPLGGYLRTLRPLPGTYVKKGELLAQIEDLQYIQLQQDYLSAKAQLSFLESEYQRQRELNQSKASSDKALQQSQSAYQTQVVLLKSLEQKLQLIGLSPQGLKAENISKSIAIVAPMNGYISAVNVNIGKYVSPTEVLFELANTEDLHLKLTVYDKDLPKLRQGQELYAFTNDQADKHYACEIILINQKLDNSNAAEVHCHFKTQESRALPIGTFMNAIIALKTDSLPSLPDEAIVRFENQHYVFVAQGPGRFEMKKVKPGSSENGFTTLLEAQNLGQSPVVIKGAYKLLMVLKNKEEE; translated from the coding sequence ATGTTACATAGAATCATCACCTTTGCCTTGCCTTTGGGTCTGATGTTATTGGGCGCTTGCCAGACGAGCCCCACAACAGAAAATACCCCGGAAACACAAAGCACAGACATTGTACAACTTACTGATGCGCAGCTCAAAAATGCTGACATCACCCTTGGCCAGATTGCCTTGCGGCCCATAGCCACCACTCTCAGGCTCAACGGCAGGGTAGAGTTGCCTCCCCAAAACTTAGTGTCTATCAGTGCGCCCCTGGGTGGCTACCTTCGGACGCTGCGCCCGCTGCCGGGAACTTATGTAAAGAAAGGAGAACTGCTGGCACAAATAGAAGACCTCCAGTATATTCAGTTACAACAAGACTACCTCTCGGCCAAGGCCCAACTGAGCTTTTTGGAAAGCGAATACCAGCGCCAGCGCGAACTCAACCAAAGCAAGGCCAGCAGCGACAAGGCCTTGCAGCAAAGCCAATCTGCCTACCAAACACAAGTAGTCTTGCTCAAATCGCTCGAACAAAAACTACAACTCATCGGTCTGTCGCCTCAAGGGCTCAAAGCTGAAAATATCTCCAAAAGCATTGCCATTGTGGCACCGATGAACGGCTACATCTCCGCTGTCAATGTCAATATCGGGAAATATGTCTCGCCTACAGAGGTCTTGTTTGAGTTGGCCAATACCGAAGACCTACACCTAAAGCTCACCGTATATGACAAAGACCTCCCAAAGCTCCGCCAAGGGCAAGAGCTGTATGCTTTTACCAACGACCAAGCCGATAAGCACTACGCTTGTGAGATTATCTTAATCAACCAAAAACTCGACAATAGCAATGCGGCAGAAGTACATTGCCATTTCAAAACGCAGGAGTCCAGAGCGCTCCCCATAGGTACTTTTATGAATGCCATAATAGCCTTAAAAACGGACAGCCTGCCCTCCCTGCCCGATGAGGCCATTGTGCGTTTTGAAAACCAACACTATGTCTTTGTAGCCCAAGGGCCGGGGCGCTTTGAGATGAAAAAAGTAAAACCGGGCAGTAGCGAAAATGGCTTTACCACCTTGCTCGAAGCCCAAAACTTAGGCCAAAGCCCTGTCGTCATCAAGGGAGCTTACAAACTCCTCATGGTACTCAAAAACAAGGAAGAAGAGTAG